One Capsicum annuum cultivar UCD-10X-F1 chromosome 2, UCD10Xv1.1, whole genome shotgun sequence genomic window carries:
- the LOC107860234 gene encoding uncharacterized protein LOC107860234: protein MVLGQKKKKKGASFQIDYIVHIQLIRPWPPSESLRSVQSVLLQWENGDRNSGFVTSSVEDDYLEINKTFTLFLTLCREKKSKDKFLKNNLEFYLYEYTKDDAAQGPLLGTASINFGEYGIIRDTLAISVPLNCKKSSKSLLQPSLYVKVQPAKDKQESDMMIDDADDDSDFASYTDDDVSSHSSSTFSSSVFEAAWGSPSNNVKVARASPSRLEKSDFHEEAGSGTSKNEENAQHAKEKYIDRLISKITSSHMHIQAGMDSQNSLDETAEHDFGQDNHLLDDIRDLSENKIAKSMKRQVTMSSIRKALGVQITHGRLKPVKSVQIRDTATPNMFLGNTEIVKNEMKEHTPIETSSIAESTVEKKEPKNTVEKKEPKNTVEKKEPKNNTNTTSATEKRVPANILSKSRPESESRVQMLEEELKEAAAIEVALYSVVAEHGSLMNKVHTPARRLARFYLHAWRTKSPAKQASAARACVSGLALVSKACGSDVPRLTFWLSNSIMLRAIISQAAAAGLQFNEGAPAEATVNRGKSALEKIYMQQSIKYISNQGNKNYLVKQSYNWEDIESFTQALEKLEGWIFSKITKSLWWQTLAPHMQFVTAKTSKTKGLRVKKTHGSRHSLGDQDQGKFSVKLWKRALKDACERLCPLRATGHKCGCLPVLPKLVMKQLVSRLDVAMFNAILRESSEEMPTDPIFDPISDRKVLPIPPGKTSFGAGAQLKNAVGSWSRWLTDLIDFEDEDSPEYSNIFGNDKKTESFKAFRLLNALSNLMMLPFEMLIDSSTRKEVCPIFSPALIKRVLTNFVPDEFRPNPIPKNVVETLDSEDVPGEHHTSFPCTSTWTVYTPPPALSLTTFIEKVGNQVPKSTGSSVLKKTYTSDVELDELDSPFTSFLADSFKDYPNLAKPARNAVRYQLLREAWKQVPQ from the exons ATGGTTCTTGgacagaagaagaagaaaaagggtgCTTCTTTCCAAATTGATTACATTGTACATATTCAGTTGATCAGGCCTTGGCCTCCATCAGAGTCTTTGAGATCTGTTCAATCCGTATTACTTCAATGGGAGAATGGTGATCGGAATTCTGGATTTGTTACTTCGTCTGTTGAGGATGACTATCTTGAAATTAACAAGACTTTTACTCTCTTCCTGACATTATGTCGCGAGAAGAAATCAAAAGATAAATTTCTGAAGAATAACTTGGAGTTCTACTTGTACGAATATACAAAGGATGATGCAGCTCAAGGTCCGCTACTGGGGACAGCTTCGATTAATTTTGGAGAATATGGAATTATCAGAGATACTTTAGCCATTAGTGTTCCTTTAAACTGCAAGAAGAGTTCGAAAAGCTTGCTGCAGCCATCTCTATATGTTAAGGTACAGCCAGCAAAAGATAAGCAAGAATCAGACATGATGATTGATGATGctgatgatgattctgattttGCTTCTTACACTGATGATGATGTTTCGTCACATTCATCCTCgactttttcttcttctgtttttGAAGCTGCTTGGGGTTCACCATCTAACAATGTCAAG GTTGCACGGGCGTCACCATCTCGGCTTGAAAAG AGTGACTTTCACGAAGAGGCAGGAAGTGGGACAagcaaaaatgaagaaaatgctCAGCATGCCAAAGAAAAATACATCGATAGATTGATATCAAAAATTACATCTTCACATATGCATATTCAGGCAGGTATGGACAGTCAAAATAGTCTGGACGAAACAGCAGAACATGATTTTGGACAGGATAATCATCTCCTTGATGACATAAGAGACTTGTCAGAAAACAAAATAGCTAAAAGTATGAAAAGACAAGTCACAATGAGTTCCATTCGGAAAGCTCTTGGAGTTCAGATTACACATGGTCGACTGAAGCCAGTGAAGTCTGTTCAGATTAGAGACACTGCGACTCCAAATATGTTTTTGGGGAACACGGAGATTGTTAAGAATGAAATGAAAGAACATACACCCATTGAAACTAGTAGTATTGCTGAAAGTACAGTGGAGAAAAAAGAACCAAAGAACACCGTGGAGAAAAAAGAACCAAAGAACACCGTGGAGAAAAAAGAACCAAAGAATAATACCAATACTACTTCAGCTACTGAAAAAAGAGTTCCTGCAAATATTTTGTCGAAGAGTAGACCAGAATCAGAGTCTAGAGTTCAGATGCTTGAGGAAGAACTGAAAGAAGCTGCAGCTATTGAGGTTGCCCTTTATTCTGTAGTCGCTGAGCATGGAAGTTTGATGAACAAGGTTCACACCCCAGCCAGGCGTCTTGCTAGATTTTATCTCCATGCTTGGAGAACAAAATCTCCTGCTAAACAGGCAAGTGCTGCCAGAGCCTGTGTCTCAGGATTAGCTTTGGTTTCTAAAGCATGTGGAAGCGATGTTCCAAG GTTGACCTTCTGGCTGTCAAATTCCATTATGTTGAGAGCAATCATCAGCCAAGCTGCTGCTGCAGGACTGCAATTTAATGAAGGGGCACCTGCTGAAGCTACTGTCAACAGAGGTAAGTCTGCGTTAGAGAAAATATATATGCAGCAAAGCATCAAATACATCTCCAACCAAGGGAACAAGAATTATTTAGTTAAGCAATCTTATAACTGGGAGGATATCGAATCATTCACTCAAGCACTGGAAAAACTTGAAGGCTGGATCTTCTCCAAAATCACCAAGTCTCTTTGGTGGCAG ACTCTGGCTCCACATATGCAGTTTGTAACTGCAAAAACTAGTAAGACTAAGGGCTTAAGGGTGAAGAAAACACATGGGAGTAGACATTCTTTGGGTGATCAAGATCAGGGTAAATTTTCTGTAAAGCTTTGGAAAAGGGCTCTAAAGGATGCCTGTGAAAGACTTTGTCCTCTTAGGGCAACAGGGCACAAATGTGGCTGCTTACCTGTTCTGCCAAAGTTG GTAATGAAACAGTTGGTGAGTAGATTGGATGTGGCAATGTTCAATGCTATTCTTCGTGAATCCTCCGAAGAAATGCCAACAGATCCAATATTTGATCCTATAAGTGATCGTAAGGTCCTTCCAATTCCTCCTGGAAAAACTAGCTTCGGAGCTGGTGCACAGTTGAAAAATGCC GTTGGAAGCTGGTCTAGATGGCTTACAGATCTTATTGACTTTGAAGATGAAGATTCACCAGAGTATAGTAACATCTTTGGAAATGATAAGAAAACAGAATCATTCAAGGCTTTTCGTCTCCTTAATGCATTGAGCAACCTCATGATGCTTCCATTTGAAATGCTCATAGATTCATCCACAAGAAAAGAA GTCTGCCCAATATTTAGTCCAGCTTTGATCAAAAGAGTCCTCACTAATTTTGTCCCAGATGAGTTCCGTCCAAATCCAATTCCAAAAAATGTCGTTGAGACCCTGGATTCTGAA GATGTACCTGGAGAACACCACACTAGCTTCCCGTGCACTTCAACATGGacagtgtatacacctcctccagcaTTGTCTCTCACCACTTTTATAGAGAAGGTTGGAAATCAAGTTCCAAAGAGTACAGGGTCATCTGTGCTAAAGAAAACATACACCAGTGATGTTGAGCTTGATGAGCTAGACTCACCATTTACTTCGTTCCTAGCTGATAGCTTCAAGGATTATCCAAATTTGGCAAAACCTGCAAGGAATGCTGTCAGATACCAACTTCTCCGTGAAGCATGGAAACAGGTTCCACAGTGA
- the LOC107860236 gene encoding uncharacterized protein LOC107860236 — protein sequence MDRHVTVRKPSRSDEVVDEDEQLRIANQVKALFDAQAPKRLPKPNRSEPDSLTPTSTLVQDFPIPQLDNLRSLQSQGGCIFSGSNCSEQEEFVETQYYNELVSIDKQHHTTGSGFIKVVNQTNGNIYNLQLNGVHENGRAKELKTNPATNDWIPCSEDYQVGFTSSKPSRSESD from the exons ATGGATCGGCATGTAACGGTGAGGAAACCTAGCCGGAGCGACGAAGTTGTTGACGAAGATGAGCAGCTGCGAATCGCCAACCAGGTCAAAGCTTTGTTCGATGCTCAAGCACCTAAAAGACTCCCAAAACCTAACCGAAGTGAACCTGATTCACTTACTCCGACGTCAACTTTAGTACAGGATTTCCCTATTCCTCAACTTGACAATCTCCGATCTCTTCAATCTCAG GGTGGTTGTATTTTTTCGGGAAGTAATTGCTCGGAGCAAGAAGAGTTTGTGGAAACTCAGTACTACAATGAGTTGGTTTCCATCGACAAACAACATCACACG ACTGGAAGTGGTTTCATAAAGGTGGTCAATCAAACGAATGGAAACATTTACAATCTTCAATTGAATGGTGTTCATGAGAATGGCAGAGCCAAAGAGTTGAAGACTAACCCGGCGACAAACGATTGGATTCCCTGCAGTGAAGATTATCAG GTTGGATTCACCTCCTCAAAACCGAGCCGGAGCGAAAGTGATTAG
- the LOC107860235 gene encoding cytochrome P450 81Q32 isoform X2, with protein sequence MSYNIIMRMVAGKRYYGEEVDTEEANHFRELVEEVITYGGASNPADFMPAIFKLFFRSIEKNLARIGKKMDAVLKRLIDEHRRDKSRNTMIDHLLSLQESQPEYYTDQIIKGIILVMLNAGTETSSVTIEWAMSLLLNHPEVLEKARTEIDNHVGRDRLVDEADLPKLKYLQCIILETLRLYPAIPMLVPHQSSEDCKVAGFHIPRGTMLLVNAWAIHRDPLLWEDPDSFKPERFEDVEVESWKLLPFGMGRRACPGAGLAQRVVGLALGTLVQCFEWQRVSEEKVDLKEGKGITMPKAKPLMARCKARDIVHKAL encoded by the exons ATGTCGTACAATATTATCATGAGAATGGTAGCTGGAAAGAGATATTACGGTGAAGAGGTAGATACCGAGGAGGCAAATCATTTTCGGGAGCTTGTTGAAGAGGTTATTACTTATGGGGGTGCATCAAATCCTGCGGATTTCATGCCTGCAATATTTAAGTTGTTTTTCAGGAGTATCGAGAAGAATTTAGCCAGGATTGGTAAAAAGATGGACGCGGTCTTGAAACGTTTGATTGATGAACACCGTCGTGATAAAAGCAGGAATACCATGATTGATCATTTGCTCTCTTTGCAAGAATCACAACCAGAATATTACACTGATCAAATCATTAAAGGAATTATATTG GTCATGTTGAATGCGGGGACTGAAACATCATCGGTGACAATAGAATGGGCAATGTCTCTTCTACTCAACCATCCAGAGGTGTTGGAGAAGGCCAGAACTGAAATAGACAACCATGTGGGTAGGGATCGTTTAGTGGACGAAGCAGATTTACCTAAGCTGAAATACCTTCAGTGTATCATCTTGGAGACACTCCGGTTGTATCCAGCAATACCAATGCTAGTGCCTCATCAATCATCTGAGGACTGCAAGGTTGCTGGCTTCCACATTCCTCGTGGCACGATGCTGCTGGTGAATGCTTGGGCCATCCACAGGGACCCCTTACTTTGGGAGGATCCAGATAGCTTCAAGCCAGAAAGGTTCGAAGATGTGGAAGTGGAATCATGGAAGCTATTGCCATTTGGAATGGGAAGGAGAGCGTGCCCAGGTGCTGGACTTGCTCAACGTGTGGTTGGTTTAGCTTTAGGAACTTTGGTGCAGTGTTTTGAGTGGCAAAGGGTAAGCGAAGAAAAGGTTGATTTGAAGGAAGGAAAAGGTATCACTATGCCAAAAGCCAAGCCACTCATGGCTAGGTGCAAAGCTCGTGACATTGTTCACAAAGCTCTTTAA
- the LOC107860235 gene encoding cytochrome P450 81Q32 isoform X1, translated as MEATWLNSTSLTILFLLVVVKLVSSKRRKFNVPPSPLLKLPLIGHLYLLTPPLYRTLARLSTKYGPVFSLQAGTRLVVVVSSSSAAEECFTKNDTVFANRPRLIIGKYIGYNYTTLVGSPYGDHWRNLRRLCALEIFSTNRLNNFQPIRQHEIKFLVHRVFHSSGDNPVELKSKFFQMSYNIIMRMVAGKRYYGEEVDTEEANHFRELVEEVITYGGASNPADFMPAIFKLFFRSIEKNLARIGKKMDAVLKRLIDEHRRDKSRNTMIDHLLSLQESQPEYYTDQIIKGIILVMLNAGTETSSVTIEWAMSLLLNHPEVLEKARTEIDNHVGRDRLVDEADLPKLKYLQCIILETLRLYPAIPMLVPHQSSEDCKVAGFHIPRGTMLLVNAWAIHRDPLLWEDPDSFKPERFEDVEVESWKLLPFGMGRRACPGAGLAQRVVGLALGTLVQCFEWQRVSEEKVDLKEGKGITMPKAKPLMARCKARDIVHKAL; from the exons ATGGAAGCAACTTGGTTGAATAGTACTTCACTCACTATTTTGTTTTTACTTGTAGTTGTGAAGCTCGTATcctcaaaaagaagaaaattcaatGTCCCACCAAGCCCACTACTTAAACTCCCATTAATAGGCCATCTCTATCTCCTTACACCTCCTCTATATCGCACTCTTGCTAGGCTCTCAACTAAATATGGCCCTGTGTTCTCCCTTCAAGCTGGTACCCGTCTTGTTGTGGTGGTTTCCTCCTCATCTGCTGCAGAAGAATGTTTCACCAAAAACGACACCGTTTTTGCTAATCGCCCTCGCTTAATTATAGGAAAGTACATAGGCTATAACTATACTACTCTCGTTGGTTCCCCTTATGGTGATCATTGGCGCAACCTTCGCCGCCTCTGCGCACTCGAAATATTCTCCACTAATCGTCTCAACAATTTTCAGCCCATTAGACAACATGAAATCAAGTTTCTAGTTCACAGAGTGTTTCACAGCTCTGGCGACAATCCTGTTGAACTTAAGTCCAAGTTCTTTCAGATGTCGTACAATATTATCATGAGAATGGTAGCTGGAAAGAGATATTACGGTGAAGAGGTAGATACCGAGGAGGCAAATCATTTTCGGGAGCTTGTTGAAGAGGTTATTACTTATGGGGGTGCATCAAATCCTGCGGATTTCATGCCTGCAATATTTAAGTTGTTTTTCAGGAGTATCGAGAAGAATTTAGCCAGGATTGGTAAAAAGATGGACGCGGTCTTGAAACGTTTGATTGATGAACACCGTCGTGATAAAAGCAGGAATACCATGATTGATCATTTGCTCTCTTTGCAAGAATCACAACCAGAATATTACACTGATCAAATCATTAAAGGAATTATATTG GTCATGTTGAATGCGGGGACTGAAACATCATCGGTGACAATAGAATGGGCAATGTCTCTTCTACTCAACCATCCAGAGGTGTTGGAGAAGGCCAGAACTGAAATAGACAACCATGTGGGTAGGGATCGTTTAGTGGACGAAGCAGATTTACCTAAGCTGAAATACCTTCAGTGTATCATCTTGGAGACACTCCGGTTGTATCCAGCAATACCAATGCTAGTGCCTCATCAATCATCTGAGGACTGCAAGGTTGCTGGCTTCCACATTCCTCGTGGCACGATGCTGCTGGTGAATGCTTGGGCCATCCACAGGGACCCCTTACTTTGGGAGGATCCAGATAGCTTCAAGCCAGAAAGGTTCGAAGATGTGGAAGTGGAATCATGGAAGCTATTGCCATTTGGAATGGGAAGGAGAGCGTGCCCAGGTGCTGGACTTGCTCAACGTGTGGTTGGTTTAGCTTTAGGAACTTTGGTGCAGTGTTTTGAGTGGCAAAGGGTAAGCGAAGAAAAGGTTGATTTGAAGGAAGGAAAAGGTATCACTATGCCAAAAGCCAAGCCACTCATGGCTAGGTGCAAAGCTCGTGACATTGTTCACAAAGCTCTTTAA